The Alphaproteobacteria bacterium genome contains a region encoding:
- the nthA gene encoding nitrile hydratase subunit alpha: protein MAHDHDDHDHHHDHDHDHGSELSEMQIRVRALESILTEKGYVDPPALDAIIEAYETKIGPHNGARVVAKAWSDPAFKKALLEDATKAVSTLGHVSRTGDHLVAVENTASRHNMVVCTLCSCYPWEMLGLPPVWYKAAPYRSRAVKDPRGVLADLGLTLPKDTEIRVWDSTAETRFLVLPMRPKGTEGWSEEQLAELVTRDSMIGTGFPKTPGAPS from the coding sequence ATGGCGCACGATCACGACGACCACGACCATCATCACGACCATGACCATGACCACGGCTCGGAATTGTCCGAGATGCAGATCCGCGTGCGCGCGCTGGAATCGATCCTGACCGAGAAGGGTTACGTCGATCCGCCGGCGCTCGACGCCATCATCGAGGCCTATGAGACCAAGATCGGCCCGCACAACGGCGCGCGCGTCGTCGCCAAGGCCTGGTCCGATCCGGCGTTCAAGAAGGCGCTGCTGGAAGACGCCACCAAGGCAGTCAGCACGCTCGGGCATGTCAGCCGCACCGGCGATCATCTGGTGGCGGTCGAGAACACAGCCTCGCGCCACAACATGGTCGTGTGCACGCTCTGCTCCTGCTACCCGTGGGAAATGCTCGGGCTGCCGCCGGTCTGGTACAAGGCCGCGCCCTATCGCTCGCGCGCCGTGAAGGACCCGCGCGGCGTGCTCGCCGACCTGGGCCTCACGTTGCCGAAGGATACCGAAATCCGCGTGTGGGATTCGACCGCGGAGACGCGCTTCCTCGTGCTGCCGATGCGTCCGAAGGGCACCGAAGGCTGGAGCGAGGAGCAGCTCGCTGAGCTGGTGACGCGCGACTCGATGATCGGCACGGGCTTCCCCAAGACTCCGGGCGCCCCGTCATGA